The nucleotide window TGGAGCGGCTCTACAAGCTGTACGACGCCGCCGACCGCGTGGACGCGAAGGAGTGGCTCCGGTACGGGCACCAGTACAACGTTCACGCCCGCGAGTTCATGTACTTCTGGATGCGCAACTACCTTCTGGGCAAGGAGGAGAAGGTCAAGGAGCCGGCCTTCAAGCCGGTCCCGCCGAAGGAGCTGAGCGTATTCGACGCCGCGCACCCGCGCCCGAAGGACGAACTCGACGCCAAGGCGCTCCGGGCGGCCATGTCGAAGGCCAGCGACGCCCAGATGGCGAAGCTGGTCCCCACGGACGCCGCGAGCCTGAAGGAGTTCCGGCGGGTGGTGGGCACCGCGCTGCGGGCGATGGTGAATAGTGACAAGCCGAAAGGTATTCTGCTGAGCGCTTGGACAGGTCGGTTCCCGACAGACCGTGGCGTTATCGCCCGCGTCGGTCCCCCTGACTCAGGGCACACGTACAAAACGGCTGAACTGACAACCAAGCTCCCGAGCAGGATGACATCAATTCCGCAGGAGGCTGATTACTGGCACGGGGATCTTGTTCCATTTCATCAGGTCGAATCTCCAAAGGACACGGGGCAGTGGGTGGTATGGCTGCACCCGGCCGGCAACTCGAGCCTGTACGAAAAGGGGAAACTCGTCGCCCCGGCACAGGCGCTCGTAGATAAGGGGCTCAGCCTCTTCGCGATCGACGCGTTCGGAACCGGTGAACTCCGGAGCGACAAGTTCACGGCGGTTGACAAGGGGTACTCCGGCTACACCTTCGGTTACAACCGCTCGCTGCCGGCCCAGCGAGTACACGACACGCTGACTGCGATCTCCTTTATTCGTCGCACTTACATCAATGAGAAGCGGGTACTCGGCGGGAACGAAGAAGACGGGCTGCCGGTTCACCTCGTCGGGTGGGGCGAGTTCGGCCCGATCGCGGTCCTCGCCAAGGCCCTCGCGGGCGACGCGGTCGCGAAGACCGCGGCCGACCTCAACGGGTTCAAGTTCGAGGACATCAAAGACCCCGCCGACCCGATGCTGCTGCCCGGCGCCGTGAAGTACGGCGGGCTCGGCGCGTTCCTCGCGCTGTGCGCGCCCGGGGAGGTGTTGGTCCACAACCACAAGGACACCGGCACCGGGCAACTGTCCCGCGCGGCCTATGAGGCGGCCGGGGCGGCCAATAAGCTAACCCGCAGCGCCGACAAGCTCGACCCCGCGAAGGTGGTCGAGTGGCTGGTGAAGTAGCCCGGGCCTCGCTGAAGGACGCCATGAACCGCTCCCTACAGGTCGTCGGATCCGTGCTGGTGGCGCTGTGGCTGCGGACCGCGTTCTACACCGTGGACGCGGCCGAGTTCGTGTACGTCACCCGGTTCGGGGGCGCCCGTCGCGCTGCACGACGGCGCCCGCGGCGCCGGGCTGCACCTCAAGGCCCCGTGGCCGGTCGATTCGGTGCTCCGCATCGACCGGCGGTTGCAGTCGTTCGACCTGCCGGCGGTCGAGGCGCTGACCCGCGACCCGGTCACCCGCACGGTGGACAAGACCCTCGCCGTCGACGCCTTCGTCACCTGGCAGATCCCCGACGCCGCCGCCGCGGACCGGTTCGTGAAGACGGTCCGCACCCCCGAGCAGGCCCGCAAGCTGCTCGGGCCGATCATCAACGGCCGCCTCGCCACCGTCATCAGCACCATGCCGATCGAGGACCTGATCGGCGTGACCGACACGCAGCTCACCCTCGCCGCGGTCGCCGGCGGCCCGATCCTCGGGCTCCCGGAGTCGTCCTTCCGCGCCGACGACGTGCGGCTGATCGACGAGCGCAACGAGCGGGTGCGCCGCAAGCTGCTCGGGGCCGGCCCGGCCGACGACCTCCGCGCCAAGGCCCTGGAGGAGTACGGCATCCAGGTGATCGACGTCCGGGTGCGCCGGTTCAGCTACCCGAACGACGTGCGGGCCAGCATCGCCGAGCGCATCCGCTCCGAGCGCGCCAAGAAGGTCGCCGAGTACGAGAGCGAGGGCCGCAAGCGGGCCGCGGACATCACCACCGACGCCGACCGCGCGGCCCGCATCGTGGAGGCCGACGCGCGGGCGCAGAAGACCGTGATCGAGGGCCAGGCCGCCGCCGACGCCGCCCGCATCCGCGCCGCCGCCTACGCCCAGGACCGCGAGTTCTACCTGTTCCTCGAACAGTTGAAGTCGTTCCAGGCGATGCTGGCCGAGACCCGCGACACGCTGCTGCTGACCACCAAGCACCCGCTGCTGCGGATCATCCAGGGGCCGCCGACCGCCCCGCCCCCGCCGAAGTAACGGCCCCGCGCCGACCACGGTCTCATTCACGATCCGGCTGGTTATGTCTATTTCTTGTGGCACAGACATTCCTGTCTGTGCAGCGCGAGAAGGCCGCACAGGCAGGAATGTCTGTGCCACAAAGACGCCAACAACCGGAACCTGAATCAGGAACGACGCCCGTTTCGCGCCACACGCCAGGAATGCCATGTTCCGCGCTCGCAACGTCTTCCTCGTCGCGCTGGCCGCGTACCTGCTGACGGGCGTGTACCAGGTCGCCCCGGAGGAGCGCGCCGTGGTGCGCCGGTTCGGCGCCATCGTGTCGCACCCCGGGCCGGGGCTCGGCTTCGGGCTCCCGTGGGGCGTGGACCGCGTGGACCGCGTGCCCGTGCGCACCGTGCGGCAGCTCAAGCTCGGCTACGACCCCGAGACCGCCGCCGACGCCGCCGCCCCCGCCGGCCAGTTGCTCACCGGCGACCAGAACCTCGTCAACGTGCAGCTCGTGGTCGATTACGCGGTGGGCGAGACCGACCGGGACCTCGACGACTACGTGATCCAGCGCGCCGCCGTGGACCCGGCGCTGGCGCAAGCGGCCGAGGCCGCCGCCGCCGAGTGGGTGGCCGGCCGGACCGTCGATCAGGTGCTGCTGACCGGCCCCGGGGCGCTGCCGGCGTGGGTCATGGAGCGGCTCGCGGAACGGCTCCCGGACCTGCGGCTCGGGGTCCGGGTGCAGCGGGTGAGCGTGGCCCAGATCGCCCCGCCGGACGAGGTGCGGGCGGCGTTCGAGGCGGTCGCGCAGGCGCAGGCGGGCATCCGCACCAAGGAGTTCCAAGCCCAGCAGGAGCGCG belongs to Gemmata obscuriglobus and includes:
- a CDS encoding alpha/beta hydrolase family protein, whose amino-acid sequence is MVHGKIDRGEYTIEKVYFRQHAGPLRLREPVPPCERESDEKRPGVLFAHGHWADGRFHDAGEKAAKASVDGGGEPDLDRGRFFMQALPATLAKLGFVVFQYDMLGYADSTAIPHGAGFRDAEAELRLQSQMGLQTWNSVRALDFLAALPDVDPRRLGMTGASGGGTQTFMLGAIDDRLACAFPAVMVSTAMQGGCVCENCSLLRVNTGNVEIAALFAPKPMAFSCANDWTKDFVRKGYPELERLYKLYDAADRVDAKEWLRYGHQYNVHAREFMYFWMRNYLLGKEEKVKEPAFKPVPPKELSVFDAAHPRPKDELDAKALRAAMSKASDAQMAKLVPTDAASLKEFRRVVGTALRAMVNSDKPKGILLSAWTGRFPTDRGVIARVGPPDSGHTYKTAELTTKLPSRMTSIPQEADYWHGDLVPFHQVESPKDTGQWVVWLHPAGNSSLYEKGKLVAPAQALVDKGLSLFAIDAFGTGELRSDKFTAVDKGYSGYTFGYNRSLPAQRVHDTLTAISFIRRTYINEKRVLGGNEEDGLPVHLVGWGEFGPIAVLAKALAGDAVAKTAADLNGFKFEDIKDPADPMLLPGAVKYGGLGAFLALCAPGEVLVHNHKDTGTGQLSRAAYEAAGAANKLTRSADKLDPAKVVEWLVK
- a CDS encoding SPFH domain-containing protein; its protein translation is MHDGARGAGLHLKAPWPVDSVLRIDRRLQSFDLPAVEALTRDPVTRTVDKTLAVDAFVTWQIPDAAAADRFVKTVRTPEQARKLLGPIINGRLATVISTMPIEDLIGVTDTQLTLAAVAGGPILGLPESSFRADDVRLIDERNERVRRKLLGAGPADDLRAKALEEYGIQVIDVRVRRFSYPNDVRASIAERIRSERAKKVAEYESEGRKRAADITTDADRAARIVEADARAQKTVIEGQAAADAARIRAAAYAQDREFYLFLEQLKSFQAMLAETRDTLLLTTKHPLLRIIQGPPTAPPPPK
- a CDS encoding SPFH domain-containing protein codes for the protein MFRARNVFLVALAAYLLTGVYQVAPEERAVVRRFGAIVSHPGPGLGFGLPWGVDRVDRVPVRTVRQLKLGYDPETAADAAAPAGQLLTGDQNLVNVQLVVDYAVGETDRDLDDYVIQRAAVDPALAQAAEAAAAEWVAGRTVDQVLLTGPGALPAWVMERLAERLPDLRLGVRVQRVSVAQIAPPDEVRAAFEAVAQAQAGIRTKEFQAQQEREQRRQQADALRYRLGQEATEYRESQLRQAGADADDFLAQLAAYRDVRSTNPDALAFLWWDEMRRTMLALRARGGTVRPLDHHLQNGELNLTEVVPLPKR